Proteins co-encoded in one Aspergillus luchuensis IFO 4308 DNA, chromosome 6, nearly complete sequence genomic window:
- a CDS encoding putative oxalate decarboxylase (COG:G;~EggNog:ENOG410PKN9;~InterPro:IPR006045,IPR014710,IPR011051,IPR017774;~PFAM:PF07883,PF00190;~SECRETED:SignalP(1-24);~go_process: GO:0033609 - oxalate metabolic process [Evidence IEA]) — translation MKPSTLYSSLPWVITSLVTVAVHGAPTGTKSNPPLRGSENLLGYSASNTVTDQSTDEIPYVPVPGQTDAADLGVYLDFEDIENPQPVRGSTGGTDPGPRNDYYDRINSDKLAPPGTDNGQTINAQWPMGLSHNRLGLNESGWARQENEVVMPGATEMAGVDMRLEAGAYRELHWHVASEWSLVLNGSCRIEAVNENGQTFVDDVSAGDVWFFPPGVPHSIQALDSGVEFLLIFDDGSFSEDNTFLATEVFAHQPREVLAKNFDLPVAAFDDIPEDELYIFPGTPAPQNIEEQNVTGSAGVLPKSQSYSYHFSEQPAHEVQGGSVKIVDSLTFPISTNTAAALVTVHPGGMREIHWHPSSDEWTFFISGKARATLFTAPSTATTFDYRPGDVGYFPQSNSHYIENTGDEDLVFLEVLQTDQFSDISLGQWIGSTPKQIVSDTLNLPQSALDRLKTEKMYVVAGSNETDVAATA, via the exons ATGAAACCATCTACTCTTTACTCTTCTCTACCTTGGGTCATCACGTCCCTCGTCACGGTAGCTGTTCATGGCGCTCCTACAGGGACGAAGTCCAATCCTCCCCTACGAGGCTCCGAGAACTTGCTGGGTTACTCGGCCTCCAACACCGTAACGGACCAGTCCACCGACGAGATCCCTTATGTGCCGGTGCCAGGACAGACCGATGCCGCTGACCTCGGCGTATACCTGGACTTTGAAGATATCGAGAACCCGCAACCCGTCCGCGGAAGCACGGGAGGAACTGACCCTGGACCTC GCAACGACTACTACGACCGGATTAATAGCGATAAGCTGGCTCCTCCGGGTACGGACAATGGCCAGACGATCAATGCCCAATGGCCTATGG GACTAAGCCATAATCG GCTGGGATTGAACGAGTCTGGATGGGCTCGGCAAGAGAACGAGGTGGTGATGCCGGGCGCGACCGAGATGGCTGGAGTGGATATGCGCCTAGAAGCAGGTGCTTATCGGGAGCTGCATTGGCATGTGGCATCGGAATGGTCGTTGGTGTTGAACGGATCGTGTCGGATCGAG GCCGTCAACGAGAACGGACAAACTTTCGTCGATGACGTGAGCGCTGGTGATGTCTGGTTCTTCCCTCC CGGTGTTCCGCATTCCATCCAAGCCCTCGACTCGGGCGTCGAgtttctcctcatcttcgatgaCGGTTCCTTCTCTGAGGATAATACTTTCCTCGCCACTGAAGTGTTTGCCCATCAACCG CGCGAGGTCCTCGCCAAAAACTTCGACCTCCCCGTTGCCGCTTTCGACGACATTCCCGAAGATGAACTTTATATCTTCCCCGGCACTCCGGCACCGCAAAACATCGAGGAGCAAAATGTAACTGGCTCTGCAGGCGTCTTGCCCAAGTCCCAAAGCTACTCGTACCACTTCTCCGAGCAGCCCGCGCACGAAGTGCAAGGCGGATCCGTCAAGATCGTCGACTCCCTCAccttccccatctccaccaacacGGCTGCCGCGCTGGTGACAGTGCACCCAGGTGGCATGCGTGAAATTCATTGGCACCCAAGCAGCGATGAATGGACGTTCTTCATTAGTGGCAAGGCACGCGCGACCCTGTTCACGGCGCCCAGCACCGCCACGACGTTCGATTACCGCCCGGGGGATGTAGGATACTTCCCACAGAGCAACAGCCATTATATCGAGAACACAGGAGATGAGGATCTGGTTTTCTTGGAGGTGTTGCAGACGGATCAATTCAGCG ACATCTCATTGGGCCAGTGGATCGGCTCCACGCCGAAGCAGATTGTCTCGGATACGCTGAACCTGCCGCAGAGTGCGCTGGATCGGttgaagacggagaagatgtATGTGGTGGCTGGATCAAATGAGACGGATGTTGCTGCTACTGCGTAG